The Brassica napus cultivar Da-Ae chromosome C7, Da-Ae, whole genome shotgun sequence genome has a segment encoding these proteins:
- the LOC106370121 gene encoding beta carbonic anhydrase 3-like: protein MPTDSYEDALKKLGELLTKKSDLGNVAAAKIKQLTNELEELDSSKIDSVERIKSGFNHFKTHNYEKNPSLYSALAKSQSPKFLVFACADSRVCPSHILNFQLGEAFIVRNIANMVPPYDKTKHSNVGAALEYPITVLNVESILVIGHSCCGGIKGLMAIEYDAAPYKSEFIEDWIQICAPAKNRTKQDCKDLSFDDQCTNCEKEAVNVSLGNLLSYPFVRERVVKNKLAIRGAHYDFVKGTFDLWELDFKTTPAFALS from the exons ATGCCGACGGACTCGTACGAAGATGCCCTTAAAAAACTTGGAGAGCTTCTCAC CAAGAAATCGGATCTAGGTAACGTCGCAGCCGCAAAGATCAAGCAGTTAACTAATGAGCTAGAGGAACTTGATTCCAGCAAGATAGATTCTGTAGAAAGGATCAAGTCTGGATTTAACCATTTCAAGACTCATAATTATGA GAAGAATCCTTCGTTGTACAGTGCACTTGCCAAGAGCCAGAGCCCCAAG tttctGGTGTTTGCTTGTGCGGATTCTCGAGTTTGCCCATCTCACATCTTGAATTTCCAACTTGGGGAAGCTTTTATTGTTAGAAACATTGCAAACATGGTGCCACCTTATGACAAG ACAAAACATTCTAATGTTGGTGCCGCCCTTGAATATCCAATCACAGTCCTCAAT GTGGAGAGCATTCTTGTGATTGGTCACAGCTGTTGTGGTGGAATAAAGGGACTCATGGCCATTGAATATGATGCGGCTCCCTATAAGAG TGAATTCATAGAAGACTGGATCCAGATCTGTGCACCGGCCAAGAACAGGACCAAGCAGGATTGTAAAGACCTGAGCTTCGACGATCAGTGCACCAACTGTGAGAAG GAAGCTGTGAACGTGTCGCTGGGGAACCTGTTATCGTACCCGTTCGTGAGAGAGCGAGTGGTGAAGAACAAGCTCGCCATAAGAGGAGCTCACTATGATTTTGTGAAAGGAACGTTTGATCTCTGGGAACTTGACTTCAAGACCACCCCTGCTTTTGCCTTGTCTTAA